In Bacteroidales bacterium, the following are encoded in one genomic region:
- a CDS encoding 23S rRNA (pseudouridine(1915)-N(3))-methyltransferase RlmH: MKIILLLTGKTNITYINDGLMDYFKRINHYIRTEIITIPDIKGGKNYNITKIQSEEAGVQKKYFTKADFIVLLDENGEELSSVNFARFVEHKMQTGIKNLMFVIGGAYGFSDEIRNIANAEISLSRLTFPHQLVRLIFMEQLYRAFTIIRNEKYHHS; encoded by the coding sequence ATGAAAATCATTCTTTTACTTACGGGAAAAACGAACATAACCTATATTAATGATGGACTGATGGATTACTTTAAAAGAATTAATCATTACATCCGAACAGAAATAATTACCATTCCGGATATTAAAGGCGGGAAAAATTACAACATTACAAAAATTCAGTCGGAAGAAGCAGGAGTTCAAAAAAAATATTTTACAAAAGCTGATTTTATAGTTTTGTTGGATGAAAACGGAGAAGAATTAAGTTCTGTAAATTTTGCCAGATTTGTTGAGCATAAAATGCAAACAGGAATCAAGAACCTGATGTTTGTTATAGGCGGAGCCTATGGCTTTTCGGATGAAATCAGGAATATAGCCAATGCTGAAATTTCATTATCCAGACTGACGTTTCCACACCAGCTTGTCCGTTTGATTTTTATGGAGCAATTATATCGCGCATTTACCATAATACGCAACGAAAAATATCATCATTCCTGA
- a CDS encoding DUF4783 domain-containing protein, translated as MNYLLIILIFTLSIFSAKAEPIDTSMTQQINSEINQDNIIDNIAAAINSGDAKKLASYFNASIDLTVPGSEGTFSKSQSEMIVKNFFSHYPPLSFVVNQKGSSTEGSLFAIGKLTTKSTTFRTYFLVKKTNNILLIHQLQFEEE; from the coding sequence ATGAATTATTTATTAATTATACTGATTTTTACATTATCAATTTTTTCGGCTAAAGCAGAGCCTATTGATACGTCAATGACACAACAAATTAATTCAGAAATTAATCAAGATAACATTATAGACAATATTGCTGCAGCGATTAATTCGGGGGATGCAAAAAAACTGGCATCTTATTTTAATGCAAGTATTGATTTAACAGTGCCCGGTTCTGAGGGCACTTTCAGTAAATCTCAATCCGAAATGATTGTAAAAAACTTTTTTTCCCACTATCCCCCTCTTTCCTTTGTGGTAAATCAAAAGGGTTCTTCAACTGAAGGTTCACTATTTGCCATCGGGAAATTAACAACAAAAAGTACTACATTCCGAACATATTTTCTGGTTAAAAAAACAAATAACATTCTTCTGATTCACCAGCTTCAATTTGAAGAAGAATAG